Proteins encoded in a region of the Pangasianodon hypophthalmus isolate fPanHyp1 chromosome 21, fPanHyp1.pri, whole genome shotgun sequence genome:
- the LOC113543161 gene encoding ADP-ribosylation factor-like protein 14: MGLHGSKVPSEARILMLGLDGSGKSTLLYKLKYNEAVVTVPTVGFNVEMLETNEKGFVLTVWDVGGQHRMRVHWEHYYQDTAGLVFVVDSKDETRMAEAKQELEKILGNKSLKGLPLIVLANKQDLPGAASAGDVAEILNLKEICGNRHWFLQSCSAKTGAGLEECFRMMAHFLKTAVREGEECLQRGRKSFKAKTQQDYW, encoded by the coding sequence ATGGGACTGCATGGTTCCAAAGTTCCCTCAGAAGCTCGGATTCTAATGCTTGGCCTTGATGGATCTGGAAAGTCCACCTTGCTCTACAAGCTGAAATACAATGAGGCCGTGGTGACTGTTCCTACTGTGGGCTTCAACGTGGAGATGCTGGAGACTAACGAGAAGGGCTTTGTGCTGACCGTGTGGGATGTCGGGGGCCAGCATCGGATGAGGGTTCACTGGGAGCACTACTATCAGGACACAGCCGGCCTGGTGTTTGTGGTGGACAGCAAGGACGAGACGCGGATGGCCGAGGCAAAGCAGGAACTGGAAAAGATCTTGGGAAATAAGAGTCTGAAAGGCCTTCCATTGATTGTGCTAGCCAACAAGCAAGACTTGCCTGGAGCTGCAAGCGCTGGAGATGTTGCAGAGATCTTGAACTTGAAGGAGATTTGTGGCAACAGACACTGGTTTCTTCAGTCATGTTCGGCCAAGACTGGTGCCGGTTTGGAGGAGTGCTTTCGGATGATGGCCCACTTTCTTAAAACTGCAGTACGAGAAGGAGAGGAATGTCTACAGAGAGGAAGGAAATCATTTAAAGCAAAGACACAGCAGGATTACTGGTAA